CCCCCTGTCCCATGAGCTGACCGTACTGACCGTGGCTTCCTCTGCGGGCGTGGCCACCTGCACGCCCATCGGCCAGCGGCAGGAGGACGGGGACTACCGGCTCTCCTGGCAACCGGCGGAGCTCAATCCCGACATCCTGCAGCAGGCCCGGAACATGGCCACCCGGCTGGTCCAGGCCATGACCTCCCTGGCCCACCAGAGTGGCGAGACCGGTTGGGGTATTTACGGAGTGGAGATCTTCGTCCTGCGCGACGGCTCACTGCTCTTCAACGAAGTGGCCCCGCGCCCCCATGACACCGGCATGGTGACCATGATCTCCCAACGGCTGACTGAGTTCGACCTTCACGCCCGAGCCATCCTGGGCATTCCCGTCCATCAAGAGGATCTGGCCCTGAGCCTGCCGGAGGGCACATGCGCGGTCAGCCGTCCCATCCTGGTCAAGGGCCAAGGACCGGTCAGTTTCCAGGGTTTGCCGCAGGCCCTGGACCACCCAGGCACTGATCTGCGTATCTTCTCCAAGCCCGAAGTGCATGGTCAGCGTCGCATGGGCGTAGTCCTGGCCCTGGGTCCTGACCTGCAGACCGCCACCGGGCGTGCCGAAGCCGTGGCCAGCGATCTGAAACCCCGGGTGGGCGCGGGGATGTAACCCCGGCTTGCTATGGTGGTCGTGTCCCAAGCAGTGCAGAAGTTTCCAATTCGCAACAAACTCGAGGAAGGCGAACAGTGGAAAAGTTGGGAATGCGCTATCAAGGCAAAGCCAAGAAACTGTACGAGACGGATGACCCGGACATACTCTGGGTTGAGTACACTGACCAGGCCACCGCGGGGAACGGGGCCAAGAAGGCCAATATCGAAGGCAAGGCCAGACTGAACAACAGGATCACCACGGTGATATTCTCCCTGCTGGCCCGCCGGGGCATCCCCAGCCACTTCGTACGCAGCATCTCGGACACCGAACAGCTCAACCGCCGGCTGGACATGTTCCCCCTGGAGATCGTCATGCGCAACCGGGCTGCAGGCTCTTTCGCCAAGCGATACGGGGTTGCGGAAGGCACCACCCTGAGGCAGCCGGTGCTGGAGTTCTTCTACAAGTCCGATCCTCTGGATGATCCGTTTATCAACCGGGACGACATTCTGGCCCTGGGACTGGCCACTGAGCAGGATCTGGACATCATCGCCGCTAAGACCCGGGAGATCAACGGGGCACTGACCGGCATCTTCCGCGCCATCAACGTGGAGCTGGTGGATTTCAAGATCGAAATGGGCAAGACCGGATCGGGCATCATCCTGCTTGGTGACGAGATCACCCCCGACACCTGCCGGCTCTGGGCGATTGGCAACAATAATGACGGCCATGTCACCCACCTGGACAAGGATATCTTCCGCAGGGATCTGGGCAGCATCATTCCGGCCTATCAAACCATTCTGGACGGGCTTACCGAATTGGAGGAGCGCGAAAGCCAATCGAACAGCTGAATCGGTCGACCCGGAAGCGAGCATATCGCCTCCGGGTTTTTCATTGGTCCCCAACCAGTCCATCGCGAAAGGATCCATTGTGCTCTTCCGTGTCTATACCGAGAAAAAGCGGGGCTTTGACCAGGCCGCCGACAGGCTTGCCGAACAGCTGCGCACCCTTCCGGGCGTGCAAGGGCTGACCGGCCTGCGCATGATCAACCGTTACGATCTGGAGGGAACCGACGAAGACCTCTTCAAACGTTGCCTGCCCACGGTCTTCGCCCAACCCCAGACCGACCTGGTGGCCACCCGATTGGAGGAAGCCCTGCGCATGAAGGGCTCCGAAAACCTGCCGTCGCTGGACTCCCCCATGCTCTTTGCCGTGGCCCCCCTGCCCGGTCAGTTCGACCAACGAGCCGACTCCGCAGCCCAGTGTGTCCAGCTAGTCGGCCAGGGCGCCCGCCCCCTGGTGGCCACGGCCACTGTCTACCTGCTCCAGGGCGAGCTGGATGCCGGGCAGATTAAAGCCATCCGCAATTATCTGGTCAATCCGGTGGACTCGCGGGTGGTGGGGCTGGAGCAGCCCAAGACCCTGGCCATGCCTGACGAGGATCCTAATCCAGTGCCCGTGTTGGAAGGGTTCCGCGATCTGGGTGATCCTGAGCTTAAAGCGCTGATTGACAAGCTGGACCTGGCCATGAATCTGCCGGATATCCGCTTCTGCCAGGACCACTACCGTCAGGAAAAGCGAGACCCCACGCTGACCGAGCTCGAGGTGATAGACACCTACTGGTCCGACCACTGCCGACACACCACCTT
The window above is part of the Bifidobacterium asteroides DSM 20089 genome. Proteins encoded here:
- the purC gene encoding phosphoribosylaminoimidazolesuccinocarboxamide synthase, with product MEKLGMRYQGKAKKLYETDDPDILWVEYTDQATAGNGAKKANIEGKARLNNRITTVIFSLLARRGIPSHFVRSISDTEQLNRRLDMFPLEIVMRNRAAGSFAKRYGVAEGTTLRQPVLEFFYKSDPLDDPFINRDDILALGLATEQDLDIIAAKTREINGALTGIFRAINVELVDFKIEMGKTGSGIILLGDEITPDTCRLWAIGNNNDGHVTHLDKDIFRRDLGSIIPAYQTILDGLTELEERESQSNS